The bacterium sequence ATCGACCTGACGATAATCCATCATAAGCATCCCATTGACGAGGCATTCAACGCCTGGATTAGGCTCTATCCTGAGAGCTCTCATCCTTGTGATATGGAACGATTCTATTGCTTTGTGAAGTCGGTCTGTCGCTATAGCAGGAGCACGCAAACAAAAGGCGAAGAATGGCTGAAGGAGAGAATCAAGGGCTGTGTTCATGCCTTGTCGGAGGATCAAATCGATAGTTACTGCGACCTATTCGTGAAATTGCAGAGATTCTATAGGACCCCATGCATGCTGATCCATGAATGGGTTCCTGACGAGAGTCTAGTTGGCTTTGATTTTCAGGAGACGCCCGCATCAAGCGGCGTCTATGGGATACATCCATATCCGGCGATGCTGCATTTCCTGATGGTCAGGAGACTCATCGCAGAATATTCAGCCGAGGGGGAGCTTATCCTCGATCCCTTTGTGGGTTCGGGAGTCACGGCCGTCGAGTCTTTGCTCGGCGAGAGACGTTTTGTGGGCTACGACATCAACCCCCTAGCTGTTCTGATATCGAGAGTGAGAGCAACACCGATCAAGCGCAGCGCACTGATTGAGACACTCGCGAAGCTCACTGATCAATATGGTCAGACCCAAGCCTCGGCCATTGAGTTCCACAACATTCACTATTGGTTCCACGAGGGTGTCATTCAGTGTCTATCCAAGCTCAGAGCGGTAATTGGAACGATAGAAGAGGACTGTCTGCGGAACTTCTTTGAGGTGGCGTTCTCCGAGACAGTCAGGAGAGTTTCCAGGACGCGATACAACGAGTTCAAGTTGCTGCGGAAGAAGGACGACACGGAACAAGTGAGCGTCATCAAGACATTCCGTGACGTATCTCTGAGGAACATAAGGACGCTGACCGACTTCTATCGCGACTTGCCTCCTAAAACGCGGAATCTCCAAGTTGAGGAAAGGAATATCATGGACGGGATGCCTATCGAGCATAGCTCGGTTGACCTAGTCATAACCTCTCCCCCGTACGGTGACTCAAGGACGACCGTGGCTTACGGCCAGTTCTCGCGCCTGTCGCTCAGATGGTTG is a genomic window containing:
- a CDS encoding DNA methyltransferase; translated protein: MRRDRRHTEEEDIDLTIIHHKHPIDEAFNAWIRLYPESSHPCDMERFYCFVKSVCRYSRSTQTKGEEWLKERIKGCVHALSEDQIDSYCDLFVKLQRFYRTPCMLIHEWVPDESLVGFDFQETPASSGVYGIHPYPAMLHFLMVRRLIAEYSAEGELILDPFVGSGVTAVESLLGERRFVGYDINPLAVLISRVRATPIKRSALIETLAKLTDQYGQTQASAIEFHNIHYWFHEGVIQCLSKLRAVIGTIEEDCLRNFFEVAFSETVRRVSRTRYNEFKLLRKKDDTEQVSVIKTFRDVSLRNIRTLTDFYRDLPPKTRNLQVEERNIMDGMPIEHSSVDLVITSPPYGDSRTTVAYGQFSRLSLRWLGLEENVDRTSLGGKPRAVTRDLPSEGLNDFVARIAQIDEKRAREVFSFYFDLHRCIQIIAKKVKPGRHVCFIVGNRRVKGIELPTDKVAAYFFEKNGFRHIKTEKRIISNKRMPSRNSPSNVVGAKESTMRYEYIVILKKR